A single region of the Sphingobium sp. Cam5-1 genome encodes:
- a CDS encoding response regulator, producing MSSNPHILVVDDERDIRDPLASYLGKNGLRTTTAANAAQARDILAVHAIDLILLDIMMPGEDGLSLASFIRSTSNIPLILVTAKTEDVDRIVGLEIGADDYVSKPFNPRELLARIKAVLRRTSEQAALVHAPDASGYAFGQWVLRTGERELVDAEGVSVALSTGEYNLLLAFVTHPRRVLTRDQLLDLTQGRELAAFERSIDNHISRLRRKIEADAADPRLIKTVRGGGYTLAAEVRRI from the coding sequence ATGAGTAGCAATCCCCACATCCTCGTTGTCGATGACGAGCGTGACATTCGCGATCCGCTGGCATCCTACCTCGGCAAGAACGGCCTCAGAACGACGACCGCGGCGAATGCGGCGCAAGCCCGGGACATTCTGGCGGTCCATGCGATCGACCTGATCCTGCTCGACATCATGATGCCCGGCGAGGACGGCCTTTCCCTCGCCTCCTTCATCCGCTCGACGTCGAACATCCCGCTCATCCTGGTCACGGCCAAGACCGAAGACGTCGATCGTATCGTAGGTCTGGAGATCGGCGCGGACGATTATGTGTCAAAACCCTTCAATCCCCGCGAACTGCTCGCCCGGATCAAGGCTGTGCTGCGTCGGACGAGCGAGCAGGCAGCCCTGGTCCACGCGCCCGATGCTTCCGGCTATGCATTTGGCCAATGGGTTCTCAGGACCGGTGAGCGCGAGCTTGTCGATGCCGAAGGCGTTTCTGTCGCGCTGTCCACAGGCGAGTATAACCTGCTCCTTGCGTTCGTGACGCATCCCCGCCGCGTGCTGACCCGCGATCAACTGCTTGACCTGACGCAGGGCCGCGAACTGGCCGCGTTCGAGCGCAGCATCGACAATCATATCAGCCGTCTTCGCCGCAAGATCGAGGCAGATGCCGCCGATCCCAGGCTGATCAAGACGGTGCGTGGCGGTGGCTATACGCTGGCGGCTGAGGTGCGCCGGATATGA
- a CDS encoding RcnB family protein translates to MKKFIIAALAASIAATPAMAAPFQHNGGHGRVIQNHRVVQNHRAIRPAQYRAHWKKGERFDYRQARNYRVVTNYRQYHLREAPRGYRWVQSGNDAVLIGITSGIIASVLAGAFH, encoded by the coding sequence ATGAAGAAGTTCATCATCGCCGCCCTGGCCGCCTCGATCGCCGCCACCCCAGCCATGGCTGCACCTTTCCAGCACAATGGCGGCCATGGCCGCGTCATCCAGAATCACCGCGTGGTCCAGAATCACCGCGCGATCCGTCCGGCCCAGTACCGCGCGCACTGGAAAAAGGGCGAACGGTTCGATTATCGCCAGGCCCGCAATTATCGGGTGGTCACAAACTATCGTCAGTATCATCTGCGCGAAGCGCCCCGCGGCTATCGCTGGGTGCAGTCCGGCAACGACGCGGTCCTGATCGGGATCACCAGTGGGATCATCGCCTCTGTCCTGGCGGGCGCCTTCCACTAA
- a CDS encoding CopG family ribbon-helix-helix protein produces the protein MATETKVLTAHVPLSLAEKVEAMASRLERSRGWVMKQALAAWVDQEEERHRMTLEALADVDAGRVIDHQSIQSWADSLSTDKPLPPPAK, from the coding sequence ATGGCAACTGAGACGAAGGTTCTGACGGCGCATGTGCCACTTTCGCTTGCGGAAAAGGTCGAGGCAATGGCTTCCCGGCTGGAACGCTCGCGCGGCTGGGTGATGAAGCAGGCGCTCGCCGCCTGGGTCGATCAGGAGGAAGAGCGCCATCGGATGACGCTCGAAGCGCTGGCGGACGTCGACGCGGGCCGGGTTATCGATCATCAAAGCATTCAGTCATGGGCGGACAGCCTCAGCACAGACAAGCCGCTGCCGCCGCCGGCAAAATGA
- a CDS encoding type II toxin-antitoxin system RelE/ParE family toxin yields MKIQWTGKASSDLVRLHEHLRPVAPEAAARVVQQLARAPDRLLDYPRIGEKLEAYEPREVRRIIVGHHELRYEIADAIIFILRLWHCRENRSFDSDD; encoded by the coding sequence ATGAAGATACAGTGGACCGGCAAGGCGTCGTCGGACCTGGTGCGCCTTCATGAGCATCTGCGCCCGGTAGCGCCGGAAGCTGCGGCACGAGTCGTTCAGCAGCTTGCCCGGGCGCCGGACCGGCTGCTCGACTACCCGCGGATCGGAGAGAAGCTGGAAGCCTATGAACCGCGCGAGGTGCGGCGGATCATCGTCGGTCATCACGAGCTTCGCTACGAGATTGCGGACGCCATCATCTTCATTCTGCGCCTGTGGCACTGCCGCGAGAATCGCAGCTTCGATTCCGATGACTGA
- a CDS encoding energy transducer TonB has protein sequence MAAARYGADRRASLPAIALIIAVHAALIFVIMQARHHGHPRKAERLSVINLTPQPPPPAEAPPPGPSHPQIMAPPPLIEIPRALPQLVAPAPPDQTLSPAPASFSVPSIASVTTPAPSSFVQDGDLGAKMIAGKPPRYPLESRRKREQGTVLLMLTLALDGSVETVAISRSSGFARLDDAALDAVRRWRWNPVIQGGEPVRVRGVVEIPFLLKG, from the coding sequence ATGGCCGCAGCGCGCTACGGGGCGGATCGCCGCGCGAGCCTGCCCGCCATCGCGCTCATTATCGCCGTCCATGCCGCGCTGATATTCGTGATCATGCAGGCGCGGCATCACGGTCATCCGCGCAAGGCGGAACGACTATCGGTCATCAATCTCACGCCACAGCCTCCCCCGCCGGCAGAGGCGCCGCCACCTGGGCCTTCGCATCCTCAAATCATGGCTCCGCCACCTCTCATCGAGATACCCCGGGCCTTGCCGCAGCTTGTGGCGCCAGCGCCGCCAGACCAGACGCTATCTCCCGCGCCTGCAAGCTTTTCCGTTCCGTCCATCGCCAGCGTAACGACGCCCGCGCCGTCCAGCTTCGTCCAGGATGGTGATCTTGGCGCAAAGATGATTGCGGGAAAGCCGCCCCGCTATCCGCTGGAGAGTCGGCGCAAGAGGGAGCAAGGCACCGTCCTTCTCATGCTCACCCTCGCCCTTGACGGTTCGGTCGAGACCGTCGCCATAAGCCGCTCGAGCGGATTTGCGAGGCTTGATGACGCCGCGCTCGATGCGGTGCGGCGCTGGCGCTGGAATCCCGTGATCCAGGGCGGAGAACCGGTACGCGTGCGCGGCGTCGTTGAAATTCCTTTCCTGCTGAAAGGTTGA
- a CDS encoding FABP family protein has product MDIPDDIFTEADAVSDTLANLGPLRRLAGIWEGHRGVDLNPKADGPEQRAYYERIEMQPIDAQTNGPQLFYGLRYHVHINTPEDQIAFHDQVGYWLWEPATGLILQTVAIPRGQVAIAAGHAAPDATRLSLTAERGQTEYGICSTTFLELAFRTDSYRIEVDFNADGSWTYVSETSLLVRGRDTPFLHRDTNILTKIAEPDLNPWAKILRETRKAPVDA; this is encoded by the coding sequence ATGGACATACCGGATGACATCTTCACTGAAGCCGACGCGGTTTCGGACACGCTGGCCAACCTTGGGCCGCTGCGCCGCCTGGCAGGCATCTGGGAAGGGCATCGGGGCGTCGACCTCAATCCCAAGGCGGACGGGCCCGAGCAGCGGGCCTATTATGAACGCATCGAAATGCAGCCGATTGATGCGCAGACCAATGGGCCGCAACTCTTCTATGGTTTGCGTTATCATGTTCATATCAACACACCGGAAGACCAGATCGCCTTCCATGATCAGGTTGGATATTGGCTTTGGGAGCCGGCCACCGGCCTTATTCTGCAGACCGTGGCGATCCCGCGCGGCCAGGTCGCCATCGCCGCAGGTCATGCCGCGCCGGACGCGACCCGGCTGAGCTTGACGGCGGAGCGTGGCCAGACGGAATATGGCATCTGCTCGACCACCTTTCTCGAACTCGCATTCCGCACCGACTCCTACAGGATAGAGGTCGATTTCAACGCCGATGGTTCGTGGACCTATGTGTCCGAGACGAGCCTGCTGGTGCGCGGCCGCGACACGCCATTCCTGCATCGTGATACCAATATCCTCACGAAGATTGCCGAGCCCGACCTGAACCCCTGGGCTAAGATCCTGCGCGAAACACGGAAGGCTCCTGTCGACGCATGA
- a CDS encoding chloride channel protein has protein sequence MPGTSLSLRHLRILLRRHGPEALIWRRRIAILGGAVLTGLAALLFARLADEASEMFVGLARRWPAAHLLLTPLGFAAIVWTTRKLAPAARGSGIPQVMAASRDPEHGLNRLVSARTAIVKLVMTIAGLLLGASVGREGPTVQISATIMAYAHRLMSVPLRASVYIAGGAAGVAAAFNTPLAGVAFAIEELAAAYEQRMALLVMAAVLIAGMVSLGLAGDYVYFGVMRQTLNVHEALVAAPVAGVIGGLAGACFSRFMLGMGRSTRTPIRWMRERPVRFAAGCGLVVALLGAATGLTWGTGYQTAHAVIAGSDVPIWFGAAKFAATLATAVSGIPGGIFAPSLSVGAGIGDVLRSMFPAYPAGAIVLLGMVAYFTGVVRAPLTAVIIISETTASRGLMMPLLATALIADFAAQLISKERLYHGLSRRFESSPEHKAHP, from the coding sequence ATGCCAGGAACCAGCCTTTCATTGCGTCATTTGCGGATATTATTGCGGCGGCATGGCCCGGAGGCCCTGATTTGGCGCCGCCGCATCGCCATTTTGGGCGGCGCCGTCCTCACCGGCCTTGCCGCCTTGCTGTTCGCGCGTCTGGCGGACGAGGCGAGCGAAATGTTTGTCGGTCTGGCAAGGCGGTGGCCGGCCGCACATCTGTTGCTGACGCCATTGGGCTTTGCCGCTATCGTCTGGACAACCCGCAAGCTTGCGCCTGCGGCAAGGGGGTCGGGCATTCCACAAGTGATGGCCGCCTCTCGTGATCCCGAACATGGGCTCAACCGGCTGGTTTCGGCACGGACCGCCATCGTGAAGCTGGTCATGACTATTGCGGGGCTGCTGCTGGGAGCCTCGGTCGGGCGCGAGGGTCCGACCGTCCAGATTTCTGCAACGATCATGGCCTATGCGCATCGGCTGATGTCGGTTCCGTTGCGGGCATCGGTCTATATAGCGGGCGGCGCGGCAGGCGTGGCCGCCGCGTTCAATACGCCTCTGGCCGGGGTGGCCTTTGCCATCGAGGAGCTTGCGGCGGCCTATGAGCAGCGCATGGCCCTGCTGGTGATGGCCGCTGTACTCATCGCGGGCATGGTGAGTTTGGGTCTTGCCGGCGACTATGTCTATTTTGGCGTCATGCGGCAGACGCTCAATGTCCATGAGGCGCTTGTGGCCGCTCCGGTCGCCGGCGTGATTGGCGGCCTGGCGGGAGCCTGTTTCTCGCGCTTCATGCTGGGCATGGGACGCTCGACAAGGACGCCGATACGCTGGATGCGGGAAAGACCGGTGCGGTTCGCGGCAGGATGCGGACTGGTAGTGGCGCTCCTGGGCGCCGCCACAGGCCTCACCTGGGGGACCGGCTATCAGACCGCTCATGCTGTCATCGCAGGCTCAGACGTGCCGATATGGTTCGGGGCGGCGAAGTTCGCGGCGACACTCGCCACTGCGGTTTCCGGGATCCCGGGAGGTATTTTCGCGCCGTCCCTGTCCGTAGGAGCGGGGATCGGCGACGTGCTCCGCAGCATGTTCCCGGCCTATCCTGCCGGGGCGATCGTCCTGCTGGGGATGGTCGCCTATTTCACGGGCGTCGTGCGGGCGCCGCTCACGGCTGTCATCATCATTTCGGAAACGACGGCGAGCCGCGGCCTGATGATGCCGCTTCTGGCGACCGCGCTCATCGCCGACTTCGCCGCTCAACTGATCAGCAAGGAGCGCCTCTATCACGGCCTTTCCCGCCGCTTCGAGAGCAGTCCCGAACACAAGGCTCACCCATAG
- a CDS encoding YihY/virulence factor BrkB family protein has product MSMSEQGRAAHRGAAPGTSGPMQAVAWKAIVKRVWVNNGRHNLGLLSAGVAFYVFLSFVPLLAAVIMIYGLAADPATVARHMRTILDVVPADAARLIQEQLTQLTTSAQEKKGIGLLVALLVSIFGASRASGAMIGSLNIIYEREDRRSFLKNTFLASALAGAAVFVGIIGLAAASMLSFAKGLVAGIGPAGATAVQALTWLVAASLCSFAIGGMYRFAPDRPDARWQWFSLGSCLATLLWLAATLGFGLYASRFANYDATYGSLGAVVVLLMWLFVSAYAVLIGGLINAEMERQAPCDTSAEPTEGGGQPGTGMDGARALFQQRAHAR; this is encoded by the coding sequence ATGTCTATGTCAGAACAGGGACGCGCGGCGCACAGAGGCGCTGCCCCCGGGACATCGGGACCAATGCAGGCGGTGGCGTGGAAGGCGATCGTCAAACGCGTCTGGGTGAACAACGGACGGCACAATCTCGGGCTGCTCTCGGCCGGTGTCGCCTTCTACGTCTTCCTGTCGTTCGTGCCGCTTCTGGCGGCGGTCATCATGATCTACGGCCTCGCTGCCGATCCCGCGACGGTCGCCAGGCATATGCGCACCATTCTCGACGTCGTGCCCGCCGACGCCGCCCGGCTCATCCAGGAGCAGCTCACGCAGCTTACGACGAGCGCCCAGGAAAAGAAGGGAATTGGACTGCTGGTCGCGCTGCTGGTCTCGATCTTCGGCGCGTCCCGAGCCTCGGGCGCCATGATCGGATCGCTCAACATAATCTATGAGCGGGAGGACCGGCGGTCGTTCCTGAAAAACACCTTTCTTGCGAGTGCGCTTGCCGGTGCAGCGGTCTTCGTGGGCATCATCGGCCTTGCGGCCGCTTCGATGCTCAGCTTCGCCAAAGGGCTGGTTGCAGGGATAGGGCCAGCTGGCGCGACGGCTGTGCAGGCGCTGACCTGGCTTGTCGCCGCATCCCTGTGCAGCTTCGCCATCGGCGGCATGTACCGGTTCGCGCCCGATAGGCCCGATGCCCGATGGCAATGGTTCAGTCTTGGCTCCTGTCTTGCAACATTGCTCTGGCTCGCAGCGACGCTCGGCTTTGGACTTTATGCAAGCCGGTTCGCCAATTACGATGCTACCTACGGTTCGCTCGGCGCCGTGGTCGTGCTCCTCATGTGGCTCTTCGTTTCCGCCTATGCCGTATTGATTGGCGGCCTGATCAATGCCGAGATGGAGCGGCAGGCTCCATGCGACACGAGCGCGGAACCCACAGAAGGGGGCGGGCAACCGGGCACGGGGATGGACGGCGCCCGCGCGCTGTTCCAGCAACGGGCGCATGCCCGTTAA
- a CDS encoding MarR family winged helix-turn-helix transcriptional regulator, with protein MSSEVAVLTLRALRRVLRATEIGSRRLAATTGLTPSQWLVLREIGARDSATPSAIATALKFSQATITAIVDRLQQLGFVQRQRSEKDKRQFILRPLPPGLEALAEAPDLLQTTFTERFAKLPQWEQAMILAAVERLAMLMDAQNIDAAPLLDSGLIDRSEPS; from the coding sequence ATGAGTTCAGAAGTTGCCGTCCTCACCCTTCGGGCCCTCCGCCGGGTCCTGCGCGCCACTGAAATCGGCAGCCGCCGGCTGGCCGCGACGACCGGCCTCACGCCTTCGCAATGGCTTGTCCTGCGCGAGATCGGGGCGCGCGATTCGGCGACCCCAAGCGCGATTGCCACCGCCCTTAAATTCAGTCAGGCCACGATCACCGCGATCGTCGACCGGCTTCAGCAACTCGGCTTTGTGCAGCGGCAGCGCAGCGAAAAGGACAAGCGCCAGTTCATTCTGCGGCCCCTGCCGCCGGGCCTCGAGGCTCTGGCGGAGGCGCCTGACCTGCTGCAGACCACGTTCACCGAGCGCTTCGCAAAGCTGCCGCAATGGGAACAGGCCATGATTCTTGCGGCCGTCGAACGGTTGGCGATGCTGATGGATGCGCAGAATATCGATGCCGCCCCGTTGCTAGACAGCGGTCTTATCGACCGGTCCGAACCTTCCTGA
- the ectA gene encoding diaminobutyrate acetyltransferase — MRLRLPTAVDGPLVTKLVASCPPLDVNSAYCNLLQCTHFAQSCIIAEKAGQVIGWVSGYRPPSEPESFFVWQVAVAPAARGQGLAGHMIEALLARPSSAEVTHLITTVTNDNQASWALFEGLANRWRTRLERSPLFHQQTHFAGAHATEWLARIGPLPR; from the coding sequence ATCCGGCTGCGTCTTCCCACAGCGGTTGACGGGCCCTTAGTCACGAAACTTGTTGCAAGCTGTCCTCCGCTCGACGTCAATTCCGCCTACTGCAACCTTTTGCAGTGCACGCATTTTGCGCAGAGCTGCATCATCGCGGAAAAAGCCGGCCAGGTGATCGGCTGGGTGTCGGGCTATCGACCGCCGTCCGAGCCAGAGAGTTTTTTCGTCTGGCAGGTCGCTGTCGCGCCCGCAGCGAGGGGGCAGGGACTGGCCGGACACATGATCGAGGCCTTGCTCGCGCGCCCGTCATCTGCAGAAGTCACCCATCTCATCACCACGGTGACGAATGATAATCAGGCATCTTGGGCTCTTTTCGAGGGGCTCGCGAACAGATGGCGCACCAGGCTCGAGAGGAGCCCACTCTTCCACCAGCAAACGCATTTCGCCGGCGCGCATGCCACCGAATGGCTGGCGCGCATCGGCCCGCTCCCGCGCTGA
- the ectB gene encoding diaminobutyrate--2-oxoglutarate transaminase, protein MITTLPRPTGRKPDTAIYERRESAVRSYARVMPRQFNRAENVWMHDNQGGRYLDFLSGCSTLNYGHNHPVLKQALLDYIAADGIAHGLDLHTDAKAEFLETLESLILKPRRLDYRAMFTGPTGTNAVEAAIKLARKVTGRELVIAFTNGFHGMTLGALACTGNAAKRGGAGVPLAHVAHEPYDGYHGPEVDTAELLERRLSDPSSGLDAPAAILVETVQGEGGLNAASPEWLRRINAIAKRHGALMIVDDIQAGCGRTGSFFSFEGMGFTPDIVTMAKSLSGMGLPFALTLFRPELDQWAPGEHNGTFRGNNHAFVTASAALRHFWSDRRFEQDIARRGALVARRLEAMAAQHGLSTRGRGMMRGIDVGSGDIAAAVTTACFERGLIIETSGAHDEIVKILAPLVIDDAQLSAGIDILETCIAEALGAPYGVAAE, encoded by the coding sequence ATGATCACCACCCTTCCCCGGCCCACGGGCCGCAAACCCGATACCGCCATCTATGAGCGGCGCGAATCCGCCGTCCGCAGCTATGCGCGCGTCATGCCCCGGCAATTCAATCGCGCCGAGAATGTGTGGATGCACGATAATCAGGGTGGCCGTTATCTCGATTTCCTGTCCGGATGCTCCACGCTGAACTATGGCCACAACCATCCAGTGCTCAAGCAGGCGCTGCTCGACTATATCGCGGCCGACGGGATCGCGCATGGCCTCGACCTGCACACCGACGCCAAGGCGGAATTTCTGGAAACGCTGGAAAGCCTGATCCTCAAACCCCGCCGCCTCGACTATCGCGCGATGTTCACCGGGCCGACCGGCACCAATGCGGTGGAGGCCGCAATCAAGCTCGCGCGCAAGGTGACGGGCCGCGAACTGGTGATCGCCTTCACCAACGGCTTTCATGGCATGACGCTGGGCGCGCTTGCCTGCACCGGCAATGCGGCCAAGCGCGGCGGCGCGGGCGTACCGCTCGCCCATGTCGCGCATGAACCTTATGACGGCTATCACGGACCGGAGGTAGACACCGCCGAGTTGCTGGAGCGGCGACTTTCCGATCCTTCGAGCGGCCTCGACGCCCCCGCCGCCATACTGGTGGAGACCGTGCAGGGCGAAGGCGGCCTCAACGCGGCATCACCCGAATGGCTGCGCAGGATCAACGCCATAGCCAAGCGGCACGGCGCATTGATGATCGTGGACGACATTCAGGCGGGTTGCGGCCGCACGGGAAGCTTTTTCAGCTTCGAGGGCATGGGCTTCACCCCCGATATCGTCACCATGGCCAAGTCACTGTCGGGCATGGGCCTGCCCTTCGCGCTCACGCTGTTCCGGCCTGAACTGGATCAATGGGCGCCGGGGGAACATAACGGCACTTTCCGCGGCAATAACCATGCCTTCGTCACCGCCAGCGCGGCGCTGCGCCATTTCTGGAGCGACCGGCGATTTGAGCAGGACATCGCTCGTCGCGGCGCACTCGTTGCGCGACGGCTGGAGGCGATGGCGGCGCAGCATGGCCTGTCCACCCGCGGCCGGGGCATGATGCGCGGCATCGATGTTGGGTCGGGCGATATCGCCGCCGCCGTCACCACCGCCTGCTTCGAGCGGGGCCTTATCATCGAAACCAGCGGAGCGCATGACGAAATCGTCAAGATCCTTGCCCCCCTCGTCATAGACGACGCCCAGCTTTCGGCCGGCATCGACATATTGGAAACGTGCATAGCCGAAGCATTGGGCGCTCCCTACGGCGTGGCGGCGGAATAA
- a CDS encoding ectoine synthase — protein sequence MIVRKLQDIRKSDRNVKSQQWESARLLLKDDNMGFSFHITTMYAGEEIHMHYQNHLEAVLVLKGNGTIEDLGTGITHQLASGVMYALNAHDRHIVRPTTDILCACVFNPPVTGREVHDENGTYPAEADMIRASALSN from the coding sequence ATGATCGTTCGCAAACTGCAGGACATCCGTAAATCGGACCGAAATGTGAAGTCGCAACAGTGGGAAAGCGCGCGCTTGCTGCTGAAGGACGACAATATGGGCTTTTCCTTCCACATCACGACCATGTATGCGGGTGAGGAAATCCACATGCATTACCAGAACCATCTGGAAGCGGTGCTGGTGCTGAAGGGAAATGGCACCATCGAGGATCTGGGCACGGGCATCACGCACCAGCTTGCGTCGGGTGTCATGTATGCGCTCAACGCGCATGACAGGCACATTGTGCGCCCCACGACCGACATCCTGTGCGCCTGCGTATTCAACCCGCCGGTCACCGGCAGGGAAGTACATGACGAGAACGGCACTTACCCGGCCGAAGCCGACATGATCCGCGCGTCTGCACTGAGTAATTGA
- the thpD gene encoding ectoine hydroxylase — MQDIYPSRHAKMAEFLPRLDPVVHSAWSKDAPIGRDEAAQFERDGYLVLENLFSSEEIAFLQSEAGQLLSDPDALEDETVISEPGSREIRSIFRIHAQSPVIARLAADNRLASVARFLLGDEVYIHQSRLNYKPGFQGKEFYWHSDFETWHVEDGMPRMRALSMSVLLAENMAHNGPLMLIPGSHRSFLTCVGQTPEDHYRMSLKRQEYGVPDEDSLAELAHRHGIVAPTGQPGSVVIFDCNIMHGSNGNITPFPRANAFLVYNALSNRLCAPFGVEKPRPEFIAARGELQPIVPVSGSMTERTGMPGQAA, encoded by the coding sequence TTGCAAGACATCTACCCATCCCGCCATGCCAAGATGGCGGAGTTTCTGCCGCGCCTCGATCCAGTCGTTCATAGCGCGTGGAGCAAGGACGCGCCAATCGGCAGGGACGAGGCCGCGCAGTTCGAGCGCGACGGCTATCTGGTACTGGAAAATCTGTTTTCCAGCGAGGAGATCGCATTCCTTCAGAGCGAGGCGGGCCAGCTTTTGTCGGACCCGGACGCGCTGGAGGATGAAACGGTGATCAGCGAACCGGGCAGCCGCGAAATCCGTTCGATCTTCCGCATTCACGCGCAAAGCCCGGTCATCGCGAGACTGGCCGCCGACAACAGGCTGGCGAGCGTCGCACGGTTTCTGTTGGGTGACGAGGTCTACATCCACCAGTCGCGCCTCAACTACAAGCCCGGCTTCCAGGGCAAGGAGTTCTACTGGCACAGCGATTTCGAGACCTGGCATGTCGAGGATGGGATGCCGCGCATGCGGGCCCTGTCCATGTCGGTATTGCTGGCGGAAAACATGGCCCATAACGGGCCGCTGATGCTGATCCCCGGATCGCATCGCAGCTTCCTGACCTGCGTCGGGCAAACGCCCGAGGATCATTACCGCATGTCGCTCAAACGGCAGGAATATGGCGTGCCGGACGAGGACAGCCTGGCCGAACTGGCGCACAGGCATGGCATCGTCGCGCCGACGGGCCAGCCAGGGTCGGTCGTGATTTTTGACTGCAACATCATGCACGGATCGAACGGCAATATCACTCCCTTCCCCCGGGCCAACGCCTTTCTGGTCTATAATGCCCTCAGCAACCGGCTCTGTGCACCTTTCGGGGTCGAAAAGCCGCGTCCGGAATTCATCGCAGCGCGAGGCGAGCTGCAGCCGATCGTGCCGGTATCAGGCTCTATGACCGAAAGGACGGGCATGCCAGGCCAGGCCGCTTAA
- a CDS encoding MFS transporter has product MFLAIKPVRSILLSIFMLMAGSGFLATLISLRLNRAGSGTMTIGIVATAYFGGLIIGSLRAGGVVRRVGHIRAFAAFVALLSASTLSYVLLSHPLFWMLLRLVDGMCVAGVFVCLESWLNDRAEPQMRGSVLAAYMVALYSGQAIGQLLLGASGALPAIPFQLASILISLAIIPLCLTRSAAPAPVEASAFSIRSLLAASPLGAWGAVATGLMLGAFYGLAAVHVRRLGLDLPETARFMMFVILGGVALQWPLGRLSDRHDRRQVIIGSFAAAALVSMALSLGQDGLWLTGLGALFGGLSFALYPLCVAHCNDRLLETERVAASGRLVLLYSLGAALGPLLAAGAMTAFGTGGLFLFIALCAGLAMTVGLWRQRASEPVPVRYQQDFQVLPRTTPMASLLDPNSADETLTQGQTT; this is encoded by the coding sequence ATGTTCTTGGCCATCAAACCCGTCCGCAGCATTTTGCTGTCCATCTTCATGCTGATGGCGGGCAGCGGCTTTCTGGCGACGCTGATCAGCCTGCGGCTGAATCGGGCCGGCAGCGGCACGATGACGATCGGCATCGTCGCCACCGCTTATTTCGGCGGGCTGATCATCGGGTCGCTGCGCGCGGGAGGCGTGGTCCGGAGGGTGGGACACATCCGCGCCTTCGCTGCCTTCGTCGCGCTGCTGTCGGCGAGTACCCTGTCCTATGTGCTGCTGTCGCATCCGCTGTTCTGGATGCTGCTGCGGCTGGTCGACGGGATGTGCGTCGCGGGCGTGTTCGTGTGCCTTGAAAGCTGGCTTAACGACCGGGCGGAGCCGCAAATGCGCGGCAGCGTGCTGGCCGCCTATATGGTGGCGCTCTACTCCGGCCAGGCTATCGGCCAATTGCTGCTGGGGGCAAGCGGCGCCCTGCCGGCCATTCCATTCCAGCTTGCCTCCATCCTCATTTCGCTGGCGATCATCCCGCTGTGCCTCACGCGCAGTGCCGCACCTGCGCCAGTGGAGGCCAGCGCCTTTTCGATCCGGTCGCTGCTGGCGGCCTCGCCGCTCGGCGCCTGGGGCGCTGTCGCGACGGGCCTGATGCTGGGCGCATTTTATGGGCTGGCGGCCGTGCATGTGAGACGGCTGGGTCTGGATCTGCCCGAAACCGCCAGGTTCATGATGTTCGTCATCCTGGGCGGCGTGGCGCTGCAATGGCCTTTGGGCCGGCTGTCGGATCGACATGACCGCAGGCAGGTGATCATCGGCAGCTTCGCGGCGGCGGCGCTGGTCAGCATGGCGCTGTCGCTCGGCCAGGATGGCCTGTGGCTGACGGGCCTCGGCGCGCTGTTCGGGGGATTGAGCTTCGCGCTCTATCCGCTGTGCGTGGCCCATTGCAACGACCGGCTGCTGGAGACCGAGCGCGTGGCGGCAAGCGGACGGCTGGTGCTTCTCTATTCCCTCGGCGCAGCGCTCGGGCCGCTGCTGGCAGCCGGCGCCATGACCGCCTTTGGAACCGGCGGGTTGTTTCTCTTCATCGCGCTGTGCGCCGGGCTCGCCATGACCGTCGGCTTGTGGCGCCAGCGCGCGTCCGAGCCGGTGCCGGTTAGATATCAGCAGGATTTCCAGGTCCTGCCCCGCACCACGCCCATGGCTTCGCTGCTCGATCCCAACAGCGCAGACGAGACGCTGACCCAAGGACAGACGACATGA